In Rhizoctonia solani chromosome 7, complete sequence, one DNA window encodes the following:
- a CDS encoding D-isomer specific 2-hydroxyacid dehydrogenase, NAD binding domain, whose protein sequence is MLNATRMLRTTVPRTLSTSSVLSQQRGLKVLAILYDGGKAAEQEPRLLGTTENRLGIEKWLKDRGHELVVTSDKEGPNSEFQKHLPTTDILITTPFHPGYLTRALIEKAPKLKLALTAGVGSDHVDLNAAAERKISVMEVTGSNVVSVAEHVMMNILLLVRNFVPAHEMIERGEWKVSDIARNAFDLEGKVIGTIGAGRIGYRVLERLKPFNCKELLYYDYNGLPADLEKAVGVRRVHDLKEFVSQCDLVTVNAPLHEGTKGLINKDLLKHFKKGAWIVNTARGAIADRQAIAEALKSGQINGYAGDVWDVQPAPADHPWRTMKNPLGGGNGMVPHYSGTTLDAQIRYAEGTKKILENFFDGKPQEKGNVIVDGGKYVTPNYGQRK, encoded by the exons ATGCTGAATGCCACTCGTATGCTCAGGACCACCGTCCCCAGGACACTTTCTACGAGCAGTGTTCTATCCCAGCAACGAGGATTGAAG GTCTTGGCAATCCTTTACGATGGAGGCAAGGCTGCTGAGCAAGAACCTCGTCTATTGGGCACCACAGAGAACAGG CTCGGTATCGAGAAATGGCTCAAGGATCGAGGTCACGAACTAGTT GTAACAAGCGACAAGGAAGGCCCAAACAGCGAATTCCAGAAGCATTTGCCCACCACTGATATTCTCATCACAACGCCATTCCACCCTG GCTACCTTACTCGTGCACTCATAGAAAAGGCACCCAAACTAAAACTCGCCCTCACTGCTGGAGTTGGCTCCGACCATGTCGATCTGAATGCAGCGGCGGAGCGAAAGATTTCAGTCATGGAAGTCACCGGTTCAAACGTGGTTTCGGTGGCCGAGCATGTCATGATGAATATCCTTCTCTTGGTCCGTAACTTTGTACCAGCGCACGAGATGATCGAGCGGGGGGAGTGGAAAGTTAGTGACATCGCGAGGAACGCGTTCGATCTGGAAGGCAAAGTCATCGGAACCATTGGTGCTGGCAG GATCGGATACCGAGTTCTCGAACGTCTTAAGCCTTTCAACTGCAAGGAGCTCCTCTACTACGACTACAATGGTCTCCCAGCTGACTTAGAGAAGGCCGTTGGAGTACGTCGTGTGCATGACCTCAAGGAATTCGTGTCTCAGTGCGACTTGGTCACCGTGAACGCACCCTTGCATGAAGGTACCAAGGGTTTGATTAACAAAGACTTGCTCAAGCACTTCAAGAAG GGTGCCTGGATAGTGAACACTGCTCGAGGTGCCATCGCGGATCGTCAGGCTATTGCCGAAGCTCTAAAGAGCGGGCAGATCAATGGATACGCCGGAGACGTGTGGGACGTTCAGCCAGCGCCTGCTGACCATCCATGGCGCACGATGAAGAACCCTCTTGGTGGAGGAAACGGAATGGTTCCCCACTACTCTGGCACCACCCTCGACGCGCAAATCAGGTACGCGGAGGGCACCAAGAAGATTCTCGAAAACTTCTTCGATGGGAAGCCTCAGGAAAAGGGCAATGTTATCGTTGATGGCGGGAAATACGTCACTCCCAACT ATGGCCAAAGGAAGTGA
- a CDS encoding F-box-like protein, with translation MPKRPHSPSLNSVLSVKHVHTHSVNFPNRHSVSNFDTILSDETVLGIFAYLDPYHLCLARLVNKHWDRLATDNHLWRVMFLREFSRSRLRGSRGFATQPNREIKPLPSRAQAHGEGQNSDDYLPENFVDWRWMFRVSSNWSRGRCTATVQRGSSRSALEHSLLASSREPYSSITEHINYSDSPHASHVLLVGDLTIYASGQTTLAPTVYVFRDAINSGLRIRYEPAFNEQVFVTSLCLDHSSANIRLAIFYSDRTWAIHTVDYERRCSTTDFTSSRSRDLVSNTTIVKAVFHHPLLITLSSSFRMCIYYLPTPPAPPVLKHTLSSYSGFAPLTMTLARYRTPDQYRVLLAHASPIYPAHWGPSATDIMISIQSILNPSQSNALSPMTPGVRILSSSSTNSQLPVGWIPDGSPDGIPEELRLRWLRKVSFVVFASDDGGIQVYRLLRNARLLYERTLFPPAHAPSPRALSVADSRCVCATRDGGLWVWDLESGVGIRAIATHSSQVFDELEANSTGSDREEAPFTPSGPHTIVRIAFDAHKIVVVDDNDILYTYNFDT, from the exons ATGCCAAAACGACCACACTCGCCTTCACTCAACTCTGTGCTTTCCGTAAAGCATGTACATACCCATTCCGTAAATTTTCCTAATCGGCATTCTGTTTCTAATTTCGATACCATCTTGTCTGACGAAACAGTTTTGGGTATCTTTGCATATCTTGACCCGTACCATCTATGTTTGGCTCGACTTGTAAATAAACACTGGGACCGTCTGGCAACAGATAATCAC CTTTGGAGGGTCATGTTTCTAAGGGAGTTTTCTCGAAGCAGACTTCGTGGTTCTCGTGGGTTTGCTACTCAACCAAACCGTGAGATTAAGCCTCTGCCTAGTAGGGCGCAGGCCCATGGCGAAGGACAGAACTCGGACGATTATCTTCCCGAGAACTTTGTCGACTGGAGATGGATGTTTAG AGTGTCGAGCAATTGGAGCAGAG GTCGCTGCACTGCAACAGTACAGCGAGGTTCCTCTCGCTCTGCGCTGGAACACAGCCTGCTGGCATCGTCCAGAGAACCCTATAGCAGCATCACTGAGCACATTAACTACTCAGACTCTCCCCATGCTAGCCACGTGCTTCTAGTGGGTGATTTGACTATATATGCCTCTGGTCAAACTACACTTGCTCCTACAGTATATGTATTTCGCGACGCCATCAACTCTGGGCTACGAATCCGATATGAACCAGCATTCAATGAGCAGGTGTTCGTAACTTCACTGTGCCTTGATCATAGCTCAGCCAACATACGGCTGGCCATTTTCTACTCTGATCGCACTTGGGCTATTCACACTGTCGACTACGAACGTCGTTGTTCAACTACCGACTTTACATCCTCTCGTTCAAGAGACTTGGTGTCAAACACAACCATTGTTAAAGCGGTGTTTCATCATCCTCTTCTCATAACACTGTCGTCTTCCTTCCGAATGTGCATATATTACCTTCCAACTCCACCGGCGCCTCCTGTTTTGAAACACACGCTATCATCTTATAGCGGGTTTGCTCCGCTGACAATGACTCTTGCTCGTTATCGAACGCCTGATCAATACCGGGTATTACTTGCACACGCAAGTCCCATCTATCCTGCACATTGGGGCCCATCGGCTACAGACATTATGATATCAATTCAATCCATCCTAAATCCATCTCAGTCAAACGCCCTATCCCCAATGACGCCGGGCGTGCGCATTTTATCTTCATCTAGTACTAATAGCCAACTTCCAGTCGGGTGGATTCCAGATGGTAGTCCCGATGGTATACCAGAAGAATTACGCCTGCGTTGGCTACGCAAGGTATC GTTTGTTGTATTTGCAAGTGATGACGGGGGAATTCAG GTGTATCGACTTCTACGTAATGCGCGTCTGTTATACGAACGTACGCTATTTCCACCGGCACATGCCCCATCTCCCAGAGCCCTCAGTGTCGCGGACTCACGTTGCGTTTGTGCTACTAGAGATGGTGGCCTTTGGGTATGGGATCTTGAAAGTGGTGTTGGTATACGGGCTATTGCCACCCATTCTAGTCAAGTTTTCGATGAACTCGAAGCAAACTCGACGGGGTCTGATCGCGAAGAAGCACCTTTTACACCCAGTGGACCTCATACGATTGTTCGAATTGCATTTGACGCGCATAAGATTGTTGTTGTTGATGATAA